A portion of the Drosophila sechellia strain sech25 chromosome 2R, ASM438219v1, whole genome shotgun sequence genome contains these proteins:
- the LOC6618893 gene encoding cyclic AMP-dependent transcription factor ATF-2, with product MDTAGDMEHLASVSFGDFEPKSTEGEVSCYRNFRAQAEHVSLDISLGQKSDTLFAADQTPTPTRLIKNCDEVGLFEDLQHVNPFDIGFQQAAERNVSGTPSRPEAPPNDGESLHTPQVYPVEAPNAVSVSSENQVPQNVSCGDMDVDQLLATTVTSPSKASQDGPPPLQLIQPQVLTWVLPAQTVPISIATADSNRNRVKPPGAIHPFILPKPTAKELNKTSRRLDPILVSCNPPNYEPSSASLTPTSQLPIKERLKAIIHSNNNRRSFSTPPKAAKAKDRSRDEDCMERRRAAASRYRNKMRNEHKDLVKQNAQLQQENQELHERISRLEKELQQHRSHSTLAGVVADQLRIPPSSINLLINVPNVLVPSSATNASADKK from the exons ATGGACACCGCCGGAGACATGGAGCACCTGGCCAGTGTGTCCTTCGGCGACTTTGAGCCGAAATCCACAGAGGGCGAAGTATCCTGCTATCGGAACTTTCGGGCGCAGGCGGAACATGTTTCGCTGGACATTTCGCTTGGGCAGAAGTCAGACACTCTATTTGCCGCCGACCAGACGCCCACGCCTACGCGACTCATCAAGAACTGCGACGAGGTCGGTCTCTTCGAGGACCTGCAGCACGTGAATCCCTTTGACATTGGATTTCAGCAAGCAGCGGAACGAAATGTCAGCGGCACTCCGAGTCGCCCAGAGGCTCCACCCAATGACGGCGAGTCTCTGCACACACCGCAGGTGTATCCCGTCGAGGCCCCCAACGCGGTATCAGTTTCGTCTGAAAATCAAGTCCCACAAAATGTCAGCTGCGGCGATATGGATGTGGACCAGCTTCTGGCCACGACAGTTACCTCGCCTTCCAAGGCCAGTCAAGATGGACCGCCACCGCTGCAGTTGATCCAGCCCCAGGTCCTAACATGGGTGCTGCCTGCTCAGACAGTTCCCATTTCCATCGCTACAGCAGATTCTAACAGAAACAGGGTGAAGCCGCCTGGTGCCATTCATCCCTTCATATTGCCGAAACCCACTGCAAAAGAATTAAACAAGACCAGTAGAAGACTCGACCCTATTCTGGTTAGTTGCAACCCACCCAATTACGAGCCCAGTAGCGCCAGTCTGACGCCCACCTCACAGCTGCCCATCAAGGAAAGATTGAAGGCCATTATCCACAGCAATAATAACAGACGCAGCTTCTCCACACCGCCCAAGGCTGCGAAAGCAAAAGATCGCAGTCGGGACGAGGATTGTATGGAGCGGCGAAGGGCAGCAGCCTCTCGTTACCGTAACAAGATGCGAAACGAGCACAAGGACCTCGTCAAGCAGAACGCCCAGCTGCAGCAGGAGAATCAAGAACTGCACGAAAGAATTTCCAGATTAGAAaaggagctgcagcagcacaGGAGTCACAGCACCTTAGCTGGCG tggtggccgaccagctgcggattccACCATCCAGTATAAACTTGCTCATCAATGTGCCCAACGTGTTAGTGCCTT